The genomic window TTACAGTAGAAACGCGTGGCTTTTACTTTGACCACGAATTTGGTAACGACCCGCGTAAGTTTTACGCCGCCGAACCTTACAGCCAGAAAGGCGCGCCACGCACTGTTGGTGTAAGCGCCAGTTTAAGCTTTTAACAAATAAACACAGCTATGTTTACCCGCAATTGCGCGGGTAAACATGTAGAGGTAGCACATGAAACTAACCGCAGAAATTACCCTGTACCCACTGCAAGATTATTATTTAGATATTATTAAGGCCACCATCGATCAAATTAACACCTACACAGGCGTTGAGGTAAGTACTGTTCCAACCGCAACCATTATGGTGGGCGAATACGAAGACGTAATGCGCGTAATTAATGATATAGTGGCGTGGAGTTTTGAAAAATACGGCAAATGCGTATTCGTTACTAAATTTATTCCTGGTTACAACGCTTTCGAATGACAGATTTTTTTAA from Saccharophagus degradans 2-40 includes these protein-coding regions:
- a CDS encoding YkoF family thiamine/hydroxymethylpyrimidine-binding protein, with the protein product MKLTAEITLYPLQDYYLDIIKATIDQINTYTGVEVSTVPTATIMVGEYEDVMRVINDIVAWSFEKYGKCVFVTKFIPGYNAFE